A window of Macrotis lagotis isolate mMagLag1 chromosome 1, bilby.v1.9.chrom.fasta, whole genome shotgun sequence genomic DNA:
GGGGGGTGGAGAGTCCAGTTGCTAGAGAACAGTCCTACTCACTTcggaggtagttttttttttaaggtttttgtaaggcaatggggttaagtggcttgcccaaggccacacagctagataattaagtgtctgaggtcgaatttgaaacCACTGCTTTATCCACCTCACCACCAAGCCGCCTCCCTGAGGTAGTTCTAAAGGATGGCCCTGAGTCCTTTGCTAAACTCACTACCAACAATCAGGGGAGTTCAGAATGAAATCTCAGACTTCTCAGGAATGGCCCTCTTTCACCCACTGTGGTCCAGTTCCAGAGCAATTGGCATTGGATTGGCTTTGGTAGAGAGCACCCAGAGCTCCCTTATCAACTTCTTTTCCCTCAGTTGCCCCCCAGAAGAGAATCAAGTTGGAGACACTTCCTCTGACTAGGTTTGGTAACTCAGTATAGATCTTTATCTAAGCATTAAGCTAATAGAGTTTGATTAAAGACATGAGTTAGCCATCTTTTGCAACCCACCACAGCTGTGATACTAAAGCTGAAACGTGTTatattgaagaaatcataaatcatTGCTGGTCTTTAGTAAGAAACACACACATGAAACAGGTGAGTGGACTTCAGGACAGATCTCCCTGGTGAAAATACAAAGCTGAGACGATcattcccatcattttcatcgcCATAAAGGCTAAACCATCTAGATGACACAAGGGAGAGAACCTtaggttcaaatccatccttaaacacttactagctttatgactctggggcaagtcatttaacctctgcttccattttcccatcagtaaaatgaagctaatagtaacatccatttcttttttttttttttggtttttgcaaggcaaatggagttaagtgacttgcccaaggccacacagctaggcaattaaatgtctgagacaggatttaaactcacgtactactgactccagggctggtgctttatccactgtgccacctagctgccttgtaaCATCTATTTCttgtggggcgggggggggggggggggggggggggggggggggttgtgaagctaaaatgaaatatttgtaaagcactttgcaaaggCAAAGCACTGACCTCTTTGTGGGAAATGTTTCTGGACATCAAGGTTGATGTATCCTGAGACTGATGTGGAGGATATGTGGGAAAGGGGCCATGGTGAcaaatgtaagctccctgaagacCAGAACCTTTTGTGTCTTTGAGTTCCTGAGACAGAAGTGTCTCATCAGTGCCTGCTAGGTTGGACTGATTTGAATCAGGTCCTTAGCTTTGAAGCTTTGATTTGATGAGTCACAAAAAAGctgaatatgaacccagatctttgtGACTCTAAACTGAGCCCTCCAAAGGAAGAATTCCTAGATTTCTAAATCAAGAATTCTGAAGACACATAAAAATTGCCTCATACATAAGTGTCACCCATCAGGGTACTGTAATTAGTGTTCATGTGtgtgaggtcccttctagctctcaatTCTTGGACTTTATAATTCTATATGGGACACAGAACAGCCTTCTAGAGGACAAAACTGCAGTATACTCTCTAGACAGGCAGGGCTTGGCTAAGCTTTAAAAGCAAAGTTTGTTAAGCACATTGAATTAAACATGATTTTGGGTTAACACCAATCTATCTCATGTTCCTATCACATGAACCCTAAGAGACCCAATGGAAAAGGGGGCTGGGTAAATGGCAAAGAGAAGCCAGAGACCAGTGAtgagtgaaattttttttaatgaacaagaCAAAGAAAACGTCACTGAATCAAGGACAGCCATATAAATACATGGTGAGCTGTGTATAAAACTCATTACCAAATTTGGCCTCATCAGAATGTGTatcaaaaatgtattaaaatcaGCACTAAACTCTATCATGTGAGCTGATGATACAGATGGGCAGGCTGGGCAGATAGTGGTAGCTAACTTGGGGATCAATTGAAGACTCTATCCCTAAACCTCAAGGGAGAAATTCTGAAAGGATGCAGAAGCACCTGCAACTCCACAACTGGGGCATTTCTTTAAAAGGTCTTGGGAAGTCCGAGGAGGACTTCACCCTTTCTCTTTGCTGCTGGTTTGTCCCAGGACCATAAACCTTTGCTAAGTATCTTTAAGAACTTCCTGGtctccatattctttttttccttgtgatGTGATCAACCAGCAGTCAAGTCTGGTGATCTGTGAGATAAACTGGTCTACCAGTTTGGACACAAAAGCTTTAAAGTTGCTGtcaggatgggggagggggtttaCAAATGTTTGGGGTTGGTCATATGAGGCCATTATATCCTAGCAGAGAATGTGGATGAATCCTGGACCATCACATTGCAAGTGAGCAAAAGCAGTCCCAAAACCACCATCTGTCTCAGAGAAATGGAAAAGCTGCCCAGCTGAGCAAAAAGACTGACCTATTTTTAATGTGTCCTTAGCAAACTCCTCTCCTGGCTTCATCTCAAACATCCTATAGTAAAGATGTGTCAAAATTGCATCTGCTTCAAGAGGACAAACTAAATTAGCTGTACCTGGCCTACTCTGGCTCAGAAATGGCCCAATGACCTGACCTGGGAATAAGGAGTTATGTGTCTGGTTTGAGTACCCTGGGGTAGTGAGCAAAGTATCATCTCTTACCAGGAAATCTAGTTACTAAAtgctcatttttcccccttcttgtgGAAACAGGATAAGGGTattcaaaagaaatgttaaaggggagggagggactgAGTATTGGTGAATGGGAAACAGTATCCTGAATCCCTCCAACAGCCTGCCAAACTGTCATTGCTCCTACAGTTTTTAGGCCAATGATAAGTGAAGCATTTAACCCGGTCTGTCTTTTTAGACATTCCTACAAAGCAAACAGCCATTCTTCGCTTCTCCACACAAACCACCAAAGTGCCCACCTgggactggtttttttttcccctccttgtcTCCAACTAGATCATTTGCTAAAGTATCTTTTTTAGTCAACTGCGGCAACTAACAAGAGAGTGATGTGTCGAGGGGCAAACATGTCTGACCGCTCCCTCCAGGCTATGAATGACAACTTTCTCAGCCCTGTTCGGGACCAGAGTGAAAAGATAAGAGACTGGCACTATCCATGTTAATTGAGCCTGCTTCTACCCATCAACATACAAGATCAAGATCGGTAAGAAAATATAGCTTAAATAAGAATTGTAAGAAAAACCCAGTAATTATGGTTCTAATTGAAGGGAGATGGTGAGGGGAGAGGCTAAGTGACAGAGAGCCTCTTAACAGTCATATGGAAGGGGCAGCTTCATTTCAAAGCGACCTGACACTGCCCTCTAGTGGAAGCTGTGAACAGAGCAAGCACCTAGATCACTGATGTCCATCAttcaaataaaattctttctaagGATTGTGAGAAAACATGGGTAGCGTATCAAGAGTCTGTTACTCCAAAAGCGCAAAAGGTCACCAAACACCAGTCTGCTCTCAGATTCTCTGGTTTCAACACTGAGCCAGGGAATCACATTCCACTGAAAAGGAAACAAGGGTTTTGCAGAGGGCAGTGGAAAGCCCTGGTCCCTTTAGAGTTTGGGCAGAGAGCCTGCTGGTGCCAGGATGATGCCAAAGACATAGAAGAGCCCCAGCAGGAGGTTGAGTTTGGCAGTCCTCTGTGGCAATTTGTTGAAGGTCTGGCTTCTGAATTGTCTCTCAAGTGAAAAGGCCATGGGAATGGTGAGCAGAGGCAGCGCCATGCTGATGGTATATCGTGTGGCCAAGATGCTGAAGATTAGGTAAGGCAGGAAAAGCAGGGTGTTGTAGAGGATGTAGGAGAAGGTGGGACCGATAAGAATAGCAAGGGTGACGATGCCGGCCTCTCTGTCAGACTCCATGTCCCTGGTGTTGTTGGAATGGAGAATGGCCTCGGTGCTGAGAGCCAAGGGGATGGCGTAGATCAGTGGGAAGATGGCCAGGGACCCCACCTGCACAGCATAGGCGAACATAACGGCCAGTGGACCAAAGGTGATGAGGATGACCAGGTCACCCAAAGCCACATATTTGAATCCAATTCCTATGGCCAGAAAACAAAGAGATAACATGAAATCAAAGCCtgctacaaaagaaaaaaacagaataattcaTCTCACTCTTACTGTCAAAAGTCAAGAAGCTTTTATAAGGGAAGGGCAAAAGAAACAGGAACTTGAAGCAGGACAGTAAGCCCTGCAATCAGTTCTCTCCTCAACAGTGGCAAAGGCAAATTTGGTTTGTTCTCAGATACAGAAAAGGGGTAGAAAGATTACTAATTATTCTGTTTTTAAGTAAATCCCTTGTAGACATAACttaacaaacctttattaagtgtCCACTCTGTTTAGGATACCCCATTATATGCTAAATGAGAGTGCCACAGAGGTACCAACTTCTCCAAGCCTTAGCTGCCTCATCTGAGGCATCCAGGTCTGCACTGTACAAAGGACACCAGGCCTGGAGGCAGGacctgacctgagttcaaagcctgctagctgtgtgatccagtGCAAGTGACTTTATTTCTGTCTGCCTCtaatttcctcaactctaaagTAGAGATAACAGCAACTACCTCCCTgagtaataaatatttaaaatgaactttaacacagtgcctgggtctatataaatgttagccatcATTCACCACCActaccagcagcagcagcatctgcaaaatgagaagactggagTAGAGGACCCCAAGATCTCTTCCAGCCATTGAAACTAGGACTGTGAGCTTAATGCTTCTTTCCAAGCCCCCACGGTGTGTAATCACCACAGTACCTTCTCCCTATTCTGCTGGCACCAGGGTCAGGAGAGAGTTTTCATCTCTGGACATGCCCACCACCTTCAGCAAGGGTTGTTCCTATTTCCCCCTAATCCCCAGGCCCCTCTGAAACAAACAATAAGGAACAGCCCAAACAGAATGCCTCTGAACCCCTGGAGCTCTAGGGCTGCTGACTTAAGAGTTGGAATCGCCCACAAAAGCCACATTCACTGGCAGGCTTTCCAGGCTTGGCTCCTTCCTAGATGGACATTTCCTCTCTCTTTAGATTCCCTGAGGCCAGGAGGAAATTACACTTCCTTACCCTCCATCAGCCAGCTTTGAAGAGCAGCCCCGGGGTTCTCCATAATTCTAAATGACTCAAGCTATCTATCACTTTGTGTTTGTGAGTCATTTATATTACATCTAACCACTGCAGCAGACCAGGAGGTCCACCTTCCACAGTCAAAGCCATGATGATCAGCCTAAGAATACATGCTGAGGTAAGCCTAGAAAATCACAGAAAAAGTCTAACCATCTGCATTCATCTTTGCCTTTTGTCCTCCTAATACTGGATAAGAACAAAATCAGtgccatttcattttctccttcttgtGGGCTCTAAGTTCAACCTCTGGTCttgctacatttaaaaaaaaaaaggcagcaacAAGTCAACACAAGCGCTCCTTAAATGTGACACAGTATCATGACAAAAACTATATTTGGGAAGCAAGCTCAGCCAAAGAGCTTGGCAGGATTCCTAAAGATGTTGTtagcccttcattttcaaaaaagaccagtGATATCATATGTTgaacataaattggatttaagaaaggcaaagttgcacaaagtcatcagcctcagtcCCTTCTGGAGTCACCATAgttcagtgacaagacaaaaatcaggatgactggtgatgtcctgtgatgtagtggatgaccttggtgtctctGACATCTGACCAAGTGCCACAGCACCTGCTTTGGCCACTTCTGTAGCTGTTGAAACAAATTCTTCTCCTATTCCACCAGGAAAAACCTTTATATGCATGAGGTACAGACCCCTAACTCAACAACAAGTTCAAGGCCTGTCAGCTACCTTCAACCTAGTTTAGCCTGTAAATGGGCTGTTCAAGGAGGATGTGAGGGCTGAGTCTTTTTTAGGGGTACTCACCTAATTTACCCAGCTCTTAccagtggctccaagaagctgtagcatgtgcagCAGCCAACCCCAGtttaaaagcaaaattcataGATGTAGACACATAGATCAGGCCTACAGCAGGTCTCTCAAACTCTTGCCATCTCTCAGCCCTCCTCGTGTCTAAGGCAGGCAGGATTCCTGCCCTCCAGACAGACCTCAGTTCTGACTATGGAAGCCTGATTAATCACTTCTGCTCCAAAGCagaaccccactgctttgcaaagaaaagaaaagaaagatcaaggagaacttttttttattttatttttttaggttttgccaggcaatgaatggggttaagtggcttgcccgaggccacacggctaggtaattattaagcgtctgagatcacatttgaactcaggacctcctgactccaggaccagtgctctatccactgcaccacctagcccccccaccccaggggAATGTTTTCTGGGATCAGAGTTGGATTCCTAAAGTGGTTGTTTCATGACTTTCAAAAGTAactccctggggcagctaggtggtgcagtggatagtgcactggccttggagttaggagtatgtgagttccaatctgacctcagatgcttaataattacctagtcgtgcggcctcgggcaagccacttaaccccattgccttgaaaaaataaaaaaaaaaaagtaactccCTTAGAATTGTAATCATTAAGCATCCTGTGGATCTCCCTGGTGTTTTCAGGTTACCAGCTGTCTCAGGAAGTGAGAAGAGGTCAGCAAGTGGAGCATGTGGAGTCCCTCTAAGGAACGTCCACATAAGAGAAAAGACTTTGGTCCTGGGGATCTGGGAGGTGGCACCTCCTGCTGCAAATCCCTTCTGTCAGGAGCCTTAGGGATGCTTCGAACCAAGATCCTGACATGACATCAGTAGATCCTCAAGACCAGCATGGAGAAATGACTGGTCTGGGTCCCCTTCCTCACCACCTGGAGGTGGTCAGTGCTGCCCCTTCCTCTCACTGCCTGGGTGGTCAGCGCTGCCCCTCCTCATGCCTGGGCTGGCGGTGGTCCCTCCTCACCCCTGGGTGGTCAGGTCAGCGCCGCCCCCTCCTCACCCCGGGCCGGGCAGGGCAGCGCCGCCCCCTCCTCACCCCTGGCCGGGCAGGTCAGCGCCGCCCCCTCCTCACCCCGGGCCGGGCAGGTCAGCGCCGCCCCCTCCTCACCCCGGGCCGGGCAGGGCAGCGCCGCCCCCTCCTCACCCCGGGCCGGGCAGCGGGCCCCCTCCTCACCCCTGGCCCGGCAGGTCAGCGCCGCCCCCTCCTCACCCCTGCCCGGGCAGCGGGCCCCCTCCTCACCCCGGGCCGGGCAGGGCAGCGCCGCCCCCTCCTCACCCCTGCCCGGGCCGGGCAGGGCAGCGCCGCCCCCTCCTCACCCCTGGCCGGGCAGCGGGCCCCCTCCTCACCCCGGGCCGGGCAGCGGGCCCCCTCCTCACCCCTGGCCCGGCAGGTCAGCGCCGCCCCCTCCTCACCCCGGGCCGGGCAGGTCAGCGCCGCCCCCTCCTCAGCCCTGCCCGGGCAGCGGGCCCCCTCCTCACCCCGGGCCGGGCAGGGCAGCGCCGCCCCCTCCTCACCCCGGGCCGGGCAGGGCAGCGCCGCCCCCTCCTCACCCCTGCCCGGGCAGTGGGCCCCCTCCTCACCTCCCGTGTAGAGGAAGGAGCCGGAGAGGCCTCCGAAGAAGATGAGCGCCAGGTGCTCGAGCCTGAGCGCCGACAGGCAGTAGAGGCCGGCGGCGCACAGGCAGCCCAGCGTGTAGAGGGCCACGCCGAAGCGCACCACGTCCCGCGGCTCCAGGATGCGGTCCACCAGCGTGCGGTCGTCGCTCTTCTTGTGGTCGATGCCCTTGGAGAAGTCGTAGTAGGTGTTGACCAGGTTGCCGGCGCCGTGCACGGCCAGCACGGCCACGGCGCTGCCCAGCAGCAGGCCCGGCTGCAGCGCGCCCTGGGCCCGGTAGGCCAGCGCGCTGCCCAGCGCCACGGGGCTCAGCGAGGCGCTGAAGCTCCAGGGCCGCAGCGCCAGCACGTACGAGGCGCACTTGTGGCGCCAGCGGCGCGGGCCGGGGCCGCCCCCGGGCCTGTCCTGGGGCCCGTCCCCGGGCCTGTCCTCGGGGCCCGCCCCCGGGCCCGTCCTCGGGGCCCGCCTGGATGCTGATCCTCTcggccgggcccggggccgccATGCGGGCGGGGGGCGGGCCGGCGCCCGTGGAGGGGCTGCGGGGAGCACGCGGGGGGCGGGCCGGCGGGGAGCTCGGAGCCGCCTCCCGGCCTCCCGGGCCCCGAGGCGACAGAGGCGAGGCCGGCGCCGCGGCCCGCCCCGTCTTCCGGTCACCCGGGCTCCGGGTCACGGGCGAGGCCGGCGCCGGCCTCGGCCCTGTCCGCCAGCCGCGGAGGCCGCCATGTTGTGCGCCGGCCTTTCCGGGCCGGGCGGAAACCGGCTCCCCGAGCACTTGGGGGCCGGGAAGGAAAGCCCCGCCCggctcctcctccctctccccccggAGCGCGCCTCCCGCTCCTGACCGTGAACTTGGGCTCGGCCGTGCGCTCGCTGCCCGCCAGCCCTGCTCCCGCGGCTTCGCGCCCGTGGGGCCCCGGTGACCCCGACCGCGCCGGCTTGCTGTGCTCCATTGGTTCCCGGCAGCTCGGCACGTGCCGCTTCGCTCAGGCGCCGAGTAAATGGGCTTTTCATTACACGAAGAAAGCCCGAGAGGGGAAGTGACCCGCCCAGGGTCATAGCAACGGGAGTCGAATT
This region includes:
- the UBIAD1 gene encoding LOW QUALITY PROTEIN: ubiA prenyltransferase domain-containing protein 1 (The sequence of the model RefSeq protein was modified relative to this genomic sequence to represent the inferred CDS: deleted 1 base in 1 codon); translation: MESAHPIYSAPERSGTCRAAGNQWSTASRRGRGHRGPTGAKPREQGWRAASARPSPSSRSGAGGALRGEREEEPGGAFLPGPQVLGEPVSARPGKAGAQHGGLRGWRTGPRPAPASPVTRSPGDRKTGRAAAPASPLSPRGPGGREAAPSSPPARPPRAPRSPSTGAGPPPARMAAPGPAERISIQAGPEDGPGGGPRGQARGRAPGQPGGGPGPRRWRHKCASYVLALRPWSFSASLSPVALGSALAYRAQGALQPGLLLGSAVAVLAVHGAGNLVNTYYDFSKGIDHKKSDDRTLVDRILEPRDVVRFGVALYTLGCLCAAGLYCLSALRLEHLALIFFGGLSGSFLYTGGIGFKYVALGDLVILITFGPLAVMFAYAVQVGSLAIFPLIYAIPLALSTEAILHSNNTRDMESDREAGIVTLAILIGPTFSYILYNTLLFLPYLIFSILATRYTISMALPLLTIPMAFSLERQFRSQTFNKLPQRTAKLNLLLGLFYVFGIILAPAGSLPKL